Genomic segment of Candidatus Omnitrophota bacterium:
GGTCGATCGGCGTTATATCGAACGCAAGGAGAAGCGCTTTTATCCCTCCGATCTTGGCGAAATCGTCAACAAACTGCTGGTGAAGAATTTCCCCGACATCTTCGAAGTGGGATTTACGGCGGGAGTGGAGGCTAAGCTGGATGAAGTCGAAGAGGGCAAAGCGGACTGGGTTTCGCTGCTCAAAAACTTTTACGAACCGTTCGAAAAAGACCTCTCCAACGCTCCTAAAGGCATGGGGGAGGTATTGCGCAATTTGCAGCAGCCCATCGAAGATAAAATCTGTCCCAAATGCCAAAACAAGTTGGTCAAAAAATGGGGACGGACAAGTTGGTTCATCGCCTGCACCAACTACCCTGACTGCGACTATACCGCCCCGTTGGAAGAGACCGAGGTCATCCCCACCGACATTCCCTGCGATAAATGCGGAAAGATAATGGTGATTCGTCCGGGAAAATATGGCCCATTCCTCGGCTGCTCCGCCTATCCGGACTGCAAGACGACCAAGCCGATTCCATCGGGTCTTATCTGCCCCAAGCCGGACTGCGGCGGCAATATCGTCCAACGGCGCTCCCGCTTTGGCAAACTGTTCTACGGCTGCGACAAATATCCCGACTGCGATTTCGCCGCCTGGGATTATCCGATCGTCGAAACTTGTCCCAAATGCGGCAATCTGTTCTTGGTCAAAAAAGACTACAAGCGGAAAGGCCCCACGATCAAATGTCCCCAAAAAGGCTGCAATTATTCGCGCCAGGACGATCGGCCGGGCGAAGGCGCCGATTTCATCAAAAAATTCATCGAGAAGTACTCCAACGCCGCCTCGCGGGATAACGGTAATGACGCGCCTGCGGAATCCTCAACGCCTGCGCCGGCGATGGACGAATAACGGCTCATGGATATTTGGGCATTGGGAACCTATATTTTTCTGTTGCTTTGCCTCGCCATTGGTGCCGTTTCGTGTTGGAGGAGTTCCCTGCCCTTTTCCCAAAAGTTATTTTGGACGGTTGTAATTACTGTTCTTCCCCTGGCGGGAACGCTGTCCTATTTTTTCTTTGCGAAAGAGACTCGGGAACTATTGTCATGACGGAAAAAGTATTTCCCCGCCCCAACGTTACCGCCGATATGCTCATCCCCAACGAGAAAGGCGAAATCCTGCTCATCAAGCGCAATAACGATCCCTATAAGGGCTGTTACGCCATCCCCGGCGGCTTTCTGGAAGTGCACCAGGAGACGGTGGAAGAATGCGCCTTGCGGGAAGCGGAAGAAGAAACCGGCCTGAAGGTCGAGATCGACCGCCTCATCGGCGTCTACTCCCACCCCAAACGCGATCCGCGCTGGCACAACGTTACTGCCGCCTACCTCGCCAAGCCCATCGTAATGATCGAAGCGCAAAAAGCCCTAGCGGGCGACGATGCCGGAGAGGTGCTCTGGGTCCACCCGCAGAGCGAAGAGTACAAAAAGCTGGATATCGGCTTCGACCATCGGCAAATCATCGCCGATGCGCTGAAATGAAGGCTTTTTACGGTCTTTGCTTGATGAAATGAAACAATTGAGTTATATATAAATTATAGGCGCTATTGATTTTGTTTCTCATCGATGCGCATCGTTATTCGGTTATACTATCGTAGAGATAATTGTCATGGCAAAAACGATTCCAACCTACGAATGGCTAATAAATCATTTGCGCCAGAACATCGATGACGCAAGAGAAAATACAATTGATACTATTGTAAATATGATTCTCGATATGGATGAATCCCATCAAAAAATCGTATTGAAGCGCTTACTTGAAGAGCAATCTAAAGCTAATGTAAGCGAATCAACGCCGGATGGTTCGCCCATGCCTAAACAAAAACCGGCTACAGCAACGGATGCCGACGCCGTATGGGAAAATAATCGCGCTTATTTCCAAAACCATGAACAAGAATGGAAAGAAAAACATCCTGGACTCTATGTCGCCGTTCATAACGACATGATTCTTTATACAGGAAAAGAACTTGGGTCTTTAGCAGGCCGGATTTACCGTCAATATGGAAATATTCCCTTTTACGCATCGGTTCCTGGCGAAGATCGAATTGAATATATCGATTTTCCAATTAGCTAAGAAAACTCATGCTCTCTCAACAGAAAAACTATGTTACATTAATAAACGACATCCAGCCAGGTCCATGCCTTGAAATAGAAATATGTAATGCTGCAACAAATACCAGTACAACAGTTATGATGAAAATTGATACGGGTTCCTCCCGGACAGTAATTCCAAAAAAGATTTTAAATGAATTTATCAATTTAAGAAAAATAAAAGATATCAATTGCTTCGATTATAACGGGGATAAAAAAAGTATGCCGTTATTTGTAGTAAACCTTAAGATTCTTGGAAACACATTTATGGATAGGGAAATCATTGGATCCGATAATCCCGAATACGGCCTGATAGGCCGCGACATCTTATCTCAGTATATTTTAACATGCGACGGTCCGAAAAAAAAATTCGAATTGGAATTTTCCCAAGAATAAAATCTCTTCCTAAATCCCCTTTTCATCATTCATCATTCCTAATTTCTTCTACCGCCAATTCCACGAAATCTTCTTCTACCCAGGCGCAGGCGCAGAATTCCCAGCGGTAGCGGATTTCTTCTTTGATTGCGTTTAGCGCTTCTTCCCGCGTCGTTCCTTGAACGGAGCATTCCGGTTTGTCGATCGAGCGGGCGATATACCCGCCGGAAGGGAGTTTTTTGAGTTGTATTCTAAATTTCATAATAATCGTCACTCCTCCGGCGGATACTCGACAATTCTTCGTCTCTAATCTCGAGGGACGAATTCGCCCCTTTCGACGCTGCAATCAAGACCGAAGAATCCGGCGGCGCGTACGCCCTTTCATGATCCCGCTCCCACATCTTTTTCCCAAAACGCGATGCGTTGTTTTAATTTTTCGACTAAATCGGGATGTTGCTCCTTCAAGTCCTTGGTTTCGCCGGGATCGTCTTTTAGATTATACAAAAGAACGGGGCTTTCGCTCTTTTCTTCGAAATCGAGTTTTCCATTGAGCAATAATTTCCAATCCCCGGCTCTGACCGCGCGTTGTTCGCCCAAGCCCCAAAAAATTTCCTCATGCGGGCTTTTAGCTTTTTGCGTTATCATGGGAAAAATATCTTTGCCGTCGATGGGACGGTCGGTGGGCAATTCGCCGCCAGCTAATTTGAGAACGGTGGGGAAAACGTCCATAGTTGCCCCAACCTCGTCAATAACCTGACCGCTGGGAATAACCCCAGGCCAATGAACGATGGCGGGTTCGCGGATGCCGCCCTCATGCAGCCCGCCCTTGCAGCCTTTAAAAGGATAGGCTCTCCCGCCATGATATTTTTGCCGCGAATCGTCCAGCAGATTGCGCGGCTCGCTGGAGGGGCCATTATCGCTGATGAAGAGAATCAACGTCTTATCGCGCAAGCCTTGCCGATCCAATTCCTTCATGACCGACCCGATGGAATCGTCGAGCGCCGCCGCCATCGCCGCTTGCGTCCGCCGTTGCGGATCGTTGATATGCTTCACCCGTTCGAAATACTCCTTCGGCGCATGCATGGGATAATGGGGCGCGTTGAAGGGGATGTAGAGGAAGAAGGGACGTTCTTTATTCTCCCGAACGAAACGCGACGCTTCCCGCGCGATGAGGTGGGTCAGGTATTCTCCATTTTCCCAGACCTCTTCGCCATTGCGCCATAGGTCATGATAAGGAACCTGATATCCCGATTGATGCCAATAATAAATATGGGAGTAATAATCGACGCAGCCGCTGAGAAATCCAAAACTTTCCTCGAAGCCCTGCGCCTGAGGACGCGAATCTTGGCGGCTGCCTTGGTGCCATTTGCCAAAGAGGCCGGTGCGGTAATCCAGTCCCCTCATCGCTTCCGCCAGGGTGATTTCATCCGGCTTCAAGCCCGCCGAATCGAGTCCGGAGGGCACGTTGTTCGCTACGCCGGTGCGTTGCGGGTAACGGCCTGTCAGCAGCGCCGCCCGCGAAGGGGAACAGACCGGCGCGTTGGAATACCACTGGGTGAAATACGTCCCCGCCGCAGCGAGAGCGTCTATGTTGGGCGTTCGCATATCCTCCGCGCCATAGCATCCAATGTCGTTGTATCCCAAATCGTCGGCGAAGAAAATGATTACATTCGGCTTTTCCGCCGCTTCTGTCCGCCATCCCGAAAGAGCCGCCGCCGTTCCACAGGCGGCGGTTCGCAAAAAGCCGCGCCGATCGCATCGCGTCATGATTCATGTCCTCCTCCTGTTTATTTATTCCCGTCGTATATGTTATACTCCAGGTTCGGCAATCTTGGCGATTTTGTCAATACGAAAAGGAGAAAGAAACATGAAGAAGAAAAGCATCGTCTTTCTATCTCTATTCCTTGCCATCGGCGCTGTCTCTTGGACGCAAGCCGCCGAAAAAGAAGCAATTCCCAAGGAAAAGAACGGTTTGCCCTTACTCCTGGAAGAGAATTTCTCGCAGGGATGCGACCGTTGGGAACCGACAGACAAAGACGCTTGGAAAGTGGTTGTGGAAAATGGCAACTCGATCTATTCGCTGTTCAAGCAGAGCCATTACGAACCGCCTGTCCGTTCGCCATTCAATATATCGTTGGCGAAGGATATATGGGTATCTGATTTCGTTTTGGACGCGAAAATGAAATCCACCGGACGCCAGTATGGCCATCGCGACATGTGCGTAATTTTTGGCTGGCGGGACGTTTCCCATTTCTATTACGTCCACATCGCCCCCGCGCCCGATACGGACCCGCACGCCAATTCCATTTTCCTCGTTAACGGCGAACCGCGCAAATCCATCGCCGCCAAGCGCAATAATGGGACGGAATGGCGCGATAATACTTATTACTCGGTAAGAGTGGAGCGCCAAGTGGAAACGGGAACGATCAAAGTCTTCTTTGAGGATATGAAGAATCCCATTATGTTGGCGGAAGATAAAACCTATTCGTCTGGCCGCATTGGCGTCGGCTCCTTCGACGATACAGGCGATGTCGACGATATCCTTCTATGGGGAAAGAAAGTCGAATCGCCAAAGAAAGAATAATCGCCGGTTGCTGCGAGATAGGCTTAAGACAATACTCTTCCTGAATTCAATTAAATCGATATAGTATCCGCATTGGATCGAACTTATATCGGGAGCCTTCGTTTATGTTAAATGGAATCGATTATGTAGTGGTATTTGGGTATTTGATCGGGATTCTGGTTCTGGGGATGTACTTGGGGAAATTCGTTAGTTCCTCGCAGGATTTCTTTTTGGGCGGCAAAATGCACTCCTTTTGGGTGATCGGCATGTCCATCGTCGCTACCGACATCGGAGCGCAGGATTTCGTAGCGGTTTCAGGCCAAGCTTATCGTTACGGAATCTCCGCCGCCAACTTCGATTGGATCGGCTCCGTTCCCGCCATGTTGTTGGCCGGATTCGTCTTCATCCCCTATTTCTGGAAAGGGGGCATGTACACGATCCCCGAATATTTAGGCAAACGCTACAATGAAGGCGTGCGCTTGATCGCTTCGTTGACGTGGATCGTGTTTTTCGCTTTCGATCTTGGAATAATGCTTTGGGCCAGCGCTTTAGTCTTCGAGTCCATCATGGGTTGGAACATATGGTTTTCGATTGTTTCGACGGCGCTCGTTACGGGAATTTACACCTTCCTCGGCGGATTGACCGCCGTCATGATGACGGACGTAGTGCAATTCGTTATTATGTATGTAGGCGGCATCGCCGTCGTCTTTTTGGGGCTTTATCACGTCGGCGGCTTCGTGGGATTGTACGATAAAGTCCACGCCATGGGAGCGGACTATCAAAGCCATTTCGATTTGATCCTGCCCGCCGATACGAATACGCCGTTTCCGTGGACCGGCATATTGTTTGGATTGACGCTGGTCATGTCCAATGCGTACATGATCGGCAATCAAGCCATCGTCCAGCGCTGCCTTTCCGCCAAGAACGAATGGCACGCCAAGATGGGCATGATTACCGGGGCTTTTTGGAAGATGTTCATTCCCGTGCTGGTCTTGCTGCCCGGCCTCATCGCGAACGTAACGCATCCCAACCTCGCGGAAGGCGACCAGGCCTTTCCCGAATTGATCCGCGCCGTCTTGCCTCCCGGCTTGTTGGGATTAATGTTCGCCGCTTTTCTGGCGGGACTCATGTCGAGCATCAGTTCGCTGGTTAATTCCACGGCGACTTTATGGACGAAAGATATTTACGAAAAATATATCAACAAGAACGCGACGGACAAACACTATTTGCGCGTGGGCCAAGTTACGACGGCGCTGTTGTTTATTTTCGCCGTGATTACGGCGCCCGTCAGCACGATGTTCGAAGGGATATACATTGCCGTCCAAACGTTTCTTTCCTTTTTCCAAGGGCCGACCTTCGCTATTCTTTTGCTAGGCATTTTCTGGACGAGAACGACGCAGTGGGGCGGATTATTTGGCTTGACGGGCGGGATGTTGATCTCTCTTTATTTGCATATTTTTCAAAGCGATTATTTTACGATTCAAGATCCGTTTCTTTATATTTCCTGGTGGTCTTTCGTCGCCGCCTTCTTCATCGCCGTCGCGGTTTCCTTATTTACGCAGCCCCATCCGCGGGAAAGACTGTACGGCTTGATTTATCAGTTGGTGGACAACCGCCATTCCGCCTGAAAAAGGAGAAGCCGCATGTTGAATTTCGATTGGTTGATCGGCGTATCCACCGCCGAAGCGAAATGGATTTTTTATATTTTATTCGTCGTCATCGGCATATTGGTTTTGTTTATACCTAAAGAATCGATTTACGAAGGAGTCGAAAATCCGCGATGGTATCATAATATTAAAATCTGGGCTATCGGCGATTTGATTTTCATCTTAGCGGTATATGCGCTTTTTTAGT
This window contains:
- a CDS encoding NUDIX hydrolase, which translates into the protein MTEKVFPRPNVTADMLIPNEKGEILLIKRNNDPYKGCYAIPGGFLEVHQETVEECALREAEEETGLKVEIDRLIGVYSHPKRDPRWHNVTAAYLAKPIVMIEAQKALAGDDAGEVLWVHPQSEEYKKLDIGFDHRQIIADALK
- a CDS encoding PLDc N-terminal domain-containing protein — translated: MDIWALGTYIFLLLCLAIGAVSCWRSSLPFSQKLFWTVVITVLPLAGTLSYFFFAKETRELLS
- a CDS encoding sodium/solute symporter (Members of the Solute:Sodium Symporter (SSS), TC 2.A.21 as described in tcdb.org, catalyze solute:Na+ symport. Known solutes for members of the family include sugars, amino acids, nucleosides, inositols, vitamins, urea or anions, depending on the system.); translated protein: MLNGIDYVVVFGYLIGILVLGMYLGKFVSSSQDFFLGGKMHSFWVIGMSIVATDIGAQDFVAVSGQAYRYGISAANFDWIGSVPAMLLAGFVFIPYFWKGGMYTIPEYLGKRYNEGVRLIASLTWIVFFAFDLGIMLWASALVFESIMGWNIWFSIVSTALVTGIYTFLGGLTAVMMTDVVQFVIMYVGGIAVVFLGLYHVGGFVGLYDKVHAMGADYQSHFDLILPADTNTPFPWTGILFGLTLVMSNAYMIGNQAIVQRCLSAKNEWHAKMGMITGAFWKMFIPVLVLLPGLIANVTHPNLAEGDQAFPELIRAVLPPGLLGLMFAAFLAGLMSSISSLVNSTATLWTKDIYEKYINKNATDKHYLRVGQVTTALLFIFAVITAPVSTMFEGIYIAVQTFLSFFQGPTFAILLLGIFWTRTTQWGGLFGLTGGMLISLYLHIFQSDYFTIQDPFLYISWWSFVAAFFIAVAVSLFTQPHPRERLYGLIYQLVDNRHSA
- a CDS encoding sulfatase-like hydrolase/transferase; this encodes MTRCDRRGFLRTAACGTAAALSGWRTEAAEKPNVIIFFADDLGYNDIGCYGAEDMRTPNIDALAAAGTYFTQWYSNAPVCSPSRAALLTGRYPQRTGVANNVPSGLDSAGLKPDEITLAEAMRGLDYRTGLFGKWHQGSRQDSRPQAQGFEESFGFLSGCVDYYSHIYYWHQSGYQVPYHDLWRNGEEVWENGEYLTHLIAREASRFVRENKERPFFLYIPFNAPHYPMHAPKEYFERVKHINDPQRRTQAAMAAALDDSIGSVMKELDRQGLRDKTLILFISDNGPSSEPRNLLDDSRQKYHGGRAYPFKGCKGGLHEGGIREPAIVHWPGVIPSGQVIDEVGATMDVFPTVLKLAGGELPTDRPIDGKDIFPMITQKAKSPHEEIFWGLGEQRAVRAGDWKLLLNGKLDFEEKSESPVLLYNLKDDPGETKDLKEQHPDLVEKLKQRIAFWEKDVGAGS